A single Ciona intestinalis chromosome 12, KH, whole genome shotgun sequence DNA region contains:
- the foxk gene encoding transcription factor protein (The RefSeq protein has 2 substitutions compared to this genomic sequence) encodes MTTSPVTNGSEVIMAIKPELNVVASGTTESESANTKAIGKISGTDFEYWICKDKVVIGRNSSHGKVDVNIGLSSYVSRKHLQITYTRNRFFLQCIGKNGVFVDGQFQRLNAEPFPLDNACIIRFPSTSIQLAFSPFPPDTNRNGSTQSNKDTPPQDIASASDKKVPELPIKKSPIYVPGNLGKETPPNINPNQHFKYVLPRDVRGFLSAPPSPTGTISAVNSCPSSPRSSHMRNQNNNVTENLNAAATAIAASVGDIPSDKTSQQDPVDSKPPYSYAQLIIQAISSAPHRQLTLSGIYAHITKNYPYYRTADKGWQNSIRHNLSLNRYFVKVPRSQEESGKGSFWKVDPASERKLVEQAWRKRRQRSVPCFCAPLTSTISTVTRSAPVSPEHPNTASPPTHVTSSQESDNGCLHPVENNSKIHFLHLPNRYAQSAPGSPSNGTAISMSSTTNSEILQHHTTAITQPTAKMVWPVQTQGSHVNAKVAIEKDYQSGIIYHNDATQFHAPGMEVPKQLSIVMQPPTQPNQSLSQLTPQQFQQQVVMVTGSQTQGVPLNIGTIVASPNTVVASGGVPFMVPGNPQFMMKRPAETTPITTHKKAKTDIDQSGEDGSSGH; translated from the exons ATGACAACATCTCCCGTTACTAACGGTTCTGAAGTAATAATGGCAATAAAACCAGAGCTCAATGTGGTCGCAAGTGGGACAACAGAAAGTGAAAGTGCAAATACAAAGGCAATTGGCAAGATATCAGGGACAGACTTCGAGTATTGGATATGCAAAGATAAAGTAGTCATTGGTCGAAACAGTAGTCACGGCAAAGTCGATGTTAACATCGGTTTATCATCCTATGTTTCTCGAAAACATCTTCAAATTACATACACACGCAATAGGTTCTTTCTACAGTGCATTGGGAAAAATGGCGTGTTTGTTGACGGTCAGTTTCAGCGTTTGAATGCCGAACCTTTTCCATTAGACAACGC ATGTATTATCCGATTCCCAAGCACAAGTATACAGCTTGCATTCAGTCCTTTCCCCCCTGATACAAATCGTAATGGTAGCACACAGAGTAACAAG GACACCCCCCCACAAGACATCGCAAGCGCAAGTGATAAAAAAGTTCCCGAACTCCCCATCAAGAAATCTCCAATTTATGTTCCTGGAAACCTTGGTAAAGAAACCCCTCCAAATATTAACCCTAACCAACATTTCAAATACGTTCTGCCACGAGATGTGAGAGGATTCCTCAGCGCTCCACCTTCGCCAACTGGAACAATCAG CGCTGTAAACTCGTGCCCATCCAGTCCACGCCCATCGCACATGAGGAACCAAAACAATAACGTGACAGAAAATCTGAACGCAGCTGCAACGGCAATTGCTGCTTCT GTAGGTGACATCCCATCAGACAAAACACCCCAACAAGACCCAGTCGATTCCAAGCCCCCTTATTCATACGCACAACTTATCATACAA GCGATATCATCTGCTCCACACCGCCAGTTGACTCTAAGTGGTATCTATGCTCATATAACGAAGAACTATCCATACTATCGAACTGCTGATAAAGGGTGGCag AACTCTATCCGACATAATTTGTCGCTGAATCGTTACTTTGTTAAAGTTCCTCGTTCGCAAGAAGAATCGGGGAAAGGTTCGTTTTGGAAAGTTGATCCGGCGTCCGAACGTAAACTCGTCGAGCAGGCTTGGAGAAAAAGAAGGCAGCGATCGGTGCCGTGTTTCTGTGCACCGTTGACTTCCACAATATCAACTGTTACAAG ATCTGCTCCAGTTTCCCCCGAACACCCGAACACAGCATCCCCCCCCACGCATGTTACATCATCACAGGAAAGCGACAACGGGTGTCTGCATCCCGTCGAGAATAATTCTAAGATCCATTTCCTTCATTTGCCAAACAG GTATGCCCAGTCTGCGCCAGGTTCCCCTTCCAATGGAACAGCCATAAGTATGTCGTCAACAACAAACAGTGAGATCTTACAACATCATACAACAGCTATCACTCAACCTACTGCTAAGATGGTGTGGCCAGTTCAAACTCAAG GATCTCATGTAAATGCTAAAGTAGCGATTGAGAAAGACTACCAGAGTGGGATTATATATCATAACGACGCAACGCAATTTCATGCACCAG GCATGGAAGTTCCTAAACAATTGTCCATAGTAATGCAGCCACCAACCCAACCAAACCAATCTTTAAGCCAGCTAACGCCACAGCAGTTTCAACAACAAGTAGTGATGGTAACCGGGAGCCAAACACAAGGAGTTCCACTTAACATTGGAACTATCGTGGCTTCACCAAACACAGTTGTTGCATCGGGAGGGGTTCCATTTATGGTCCCAG GAAACCCACAATTTATGATGAAAAGACCTGCTGAGACAACTCCTATTACAACTCACAAAAAAGCGAAGACTGACA TTGATCAGTCTGGAGAAGATGGTTCATCCGGACATTAA
- the LOC100177145 gene encoding serine/threonine-protein kinase PLK1: MSRKDIPMKEIPEILKDVSTGKKYQRGRFLGKGGFAKCYEIVDLETKKIFAGKIVPKALLVKPHQKDKMAQEITLHRSVSHENVVGFHGFFEDSDFVYVVLELCRRRSLMELHKRRKAVTEPEARYYMRQIILGMQYLHSKKIIHRDLKLGNLFLTDDMEIKIGDLGLATQVDFDGERKKTLCGTPNYIAPEVLGKKGHSYEVDIWSLGCIMYTLLIGKPPFETTSLKETYSRIKKNEYRIPPSISPIARNLITKMLRNDPPSRPSVHNLLQDDFFTCGYLPPRLPTTCLSIAPRFTPALLNSAQRKPLHDINNAGSTNSAAATLKCEPASQNDVESPDFHMDDLMKQLITLIDSNPSQRRLIEMDEAEDPAANPVLWISKWVDYTDKYGLGYQLCDNSNGVLFNDCTRLLLYNNDEQIEYIDKEMSESYHTLKSYPDTLTKKVTLLKYFRNYMSEHLLKAGANMAPKEGDQFSRLPFLRTWFRTRSAIILHLSNGTLQINFFNDHTKIILCPLMGAVTYIDVTKKFCTYRLTQLQKHGCCRELAHRLRYARTMLEKLISSRSTTVRQKDIA, from the exons ATGTCACGAAAAGACATCCCAATGAAAGAGATTCCAGAAATACTCAAAGATGTTTCAACTGGTAAAAAATACCAGCGAGGACGTTTTCTTGGCAAGGGAGGTTTTGCAAAGTGCTATGAAATTGTGGATTTggaaacgaaaaaaatatttgcaggaaaaattgtgccaaag GCGCTTTTGGTAAAACCGCACCAAAAGGATAAAATGGCACAAGAGATCACGTTACATCGAAGTGTCTCGCATGAAAACGTCGTTGGTTTTCATGGATTTTTCGAAGATTCCGACTTTGTTTATGTTGTGCTTGAGCTATGCAGAAGAAGG TCGCTCATGGAGTTGCACAAAAGGCGAAAAGCTGTCACCGAGCCAGAAGCGAGATATTACATGCGACAAATTATCCTCGGTATGCAATACCTGCATTCCAAGAAGATAATACACAGAGACCTGAAG CTTGGCAATTTGTTCTTGACTGATGACATGGAGATAAAGATTGGAGATCTCGGGCTGGCTACTCAAGTTGATTTCGACGGTGAACGTAAGAAAACTTTGTGTGGAACACCCAACTATATCGCGCCTGAGGTTctggggaagaagggacataGTTACGAGGTGGATATCTGGTCACTCGGATGTATCAT GTACACCTTATTAATTGGCAAACCACCGTTCGAAACAACTTCATTGAAGGAAACTTACTCAAGAATCAAGAAGAATGAATATCGTATTCCACCGTCTATTTCTCCAATCGCAAGGAACCTTATCACAAA GATGCTTCGAAATGATCCACCTTCTCGACCGTCCGTTCACAATTTACTTCAAGATGATTTCTTCACGTGCGGTTACCTCCCACCACGCCTCCCAACCACTTGTCTCTCCATCGCTCCACGATTTACACCGGCACTTCTTAACTCTGCTCAACGGAAACCACTGCATGATATTAACAACG CTGGTTCCACCAACTCTGCAGCAGCGACCTTGAAATGTGAACCTGCTTCACAGAATGACGTTGAATCACCAGATTTTCATATGGATGATCTAATGAAACAACTCATCACGCTCATAGATTCCAACCCATCACAGCGGAGACTTATCGAAATGG ATGAGGCAGAAGACCCGGCAGCCAACCCTGTGTTGTGGATAAGTAAATGGGTGGATTATACCGACAAATATGGACTAG GTTACCAGCTATGTGACAACAGCAATGGTGTTTTATTCAATGATTGCACAAGACTTCTTCTTTACAACAACGATGAACAGATTGAATACATAGACAAGGAGATGAGCGAATCTTATCATACGTTGAAGTCCTATCCTGATACACTTACAAAGAAAGTCACTCTGCTTAAATATTTCCGAAACTACATGTCAGAACATCTGCTTAAG GCGGGAGCAAACATGGCCCCCAAGGAAGGCGATCAATTTTCTCGCCTCCCGTTTCTCCGCACATGGTTCCGCACGAGAAGTGCCATCATCCTCCACCTCAGCAACGGAACCTTACAGATCAATTTCTTTAAC GACCACACAAAAATCATTCTGTGTCCATTGATGGGTGCTGTTACATACATTGATGTCACGAAAAAGTTCTGTACCTACCGTTTGACACAACTACAAAAACACGGTTGTTGTCGGGAGTTGGCCCATCGACTACGCTATGCACGCACGATGCTGGAAAAGCTCATTTCCAGTCGTTCTACAACAGTTAGACAAAAAGATATTGCGTGA